One genomic window of bacterium includes the following:
- a CDS encoding 2-aminoethylphosphonate--pyruvate transaminase, whose protein sequence is MAAPDPLLLTPGPLTTSRATKEAMLHDWGSRDDQFAAMNQRVLARLVELAGGGGRYAAVLMQGSGTFAVEAMLGTFVPRSGKVLIVINGAYGRRMAQICRIIGRPFATIETPEDTPGDPSVVAAALAQDPAITHVAVVYCETTSGLLNPVPEIAGLVAASGRRLLVDGMSAFGALPCDAREIAFDALASSCNKCLEGVPGAAFVICRRTALEEAAGNAHSLVLDLHDQWAFMEKTRQWRFTPPTHVIAAFDRALAAHAAEGGTAGRGARYRRNCRVLVEGMRDMGFRTLLPDALQAPIIVTFLRPAHPRFDFDVFYEALRRQGYLIYPGKLTIADSFRIGCIGHLTEAEMRGALGAVRRALDEMGVPVPVGAVS, encoded by the coding sequence ATGGCTGCCCCTGATCCCCTGCTGCTCACGCCGGGACCGCTGACCACTTCGCGCGCGACAAAAGAGGCGATGCTCCACGACTGGGGATCGCGTGATGACCAGTTCGCGGCGATGAACCAACGCGTGCTGGCCCGGCTCGTAGAGCTGGCGGGCGGGGGCGGACGCTACGCCGCCGTGCTGATGCAGGGCTCAGGCACGTTCGCCGTCGAGGCGATGCTCGGCACCTTCGTCCCCCGCAGCGGCAAGGTGCTGATCGTGATCAACGGCGCCTACGGCCGCCGGATGGCGCAGATCTGCCGGATCATCGGGCGGCCGTTCGCGACGATCGAGACGCCCGAGGACACCCCGGGGGATCCGAGCGTCGTGGCCGCCGCGCTGGCGCAAGACCCCGCCATCACGCACGTCGCGGTGGTCTACTGCGAGACGACGTCGGGCCTCCTCAACCCCGTGCCCGAGATCGCCGGCCTCGTGGCAGCCTCGGGGCGCCGGCTCCTGGTCGACGGGATGAGCGCGTTCGGCGCGCTGCCGTGCGACGCTCGGGAGATCGCCTTTGACGCCCTCGCCTCGTCCTGCAACAAGTGCCTCGAAGGCGTGCCCGGAGCGGCGTTTGTCATTTGCCGCCGGACGGCGCTCGAGGAAGCCGCGGGGAACGCGCATTCGCTCGTGCTGGATCTGCACGATCAGTGGGCGTTCATGGAGAAGACGCGGCAGTGGCGCTTCACGCCGCCCACTCACGTCATCGCGGCGTTCGATCGAGCGCTTGCGGCGCATGCCGCCGAGGGGGGCACCGCAGGCCGCGGCGCGCGCTACCGCCGGAACTGCCGGGTGCTGGTCGAGGGCATGCGCGACATGGGCTTTCGCACGCTCCTCCCCGATGCGCTCCAGGCGCCGATCATTGTGACGTTCCTCAGGCCCGCCCATCCGCGCTTTGACTTCGACGTGTTTTACGAAGCGCTGCGGCGGCAGGGGTACCTGATCTATCCCGGCAAGCTGACGATCGCCGACTCATTCCGCATCGGCTGCATCGGGCATCTCACGGAGGCGGAGATGCGCGGCGCGCTGGGCGCCGTACGCCGGGCCCTGGACGAGATGGGGGTCCCCGTCCCGGTCGGAGCCGTCTCGTAG